AAAACATCACAAGGTAAACTGGTAAACTGAGATATTACAGATACTCTGGTAAATTTTGAAGCCCCTGACCTAGCTTGAGAGGTGCCGGGCTATACAAAAGACTATACcgtcaggcagcaacctgcggatggtcgtgggtttccacccggctctgcgcggtttccttccaccataatgatggccgtcgtcgtataaatgaaacattcttgattacggcgtaaaacaccaatcaaatcaatcaatcaatcaatcaatcactcactcactcactcaatcaatcaataaataaataaataaataaaagactataccatacagagagtaaaaccagagcagcgacgagaatgtgatggctggcaaataaTCACGTAATCAgtgacctcttgtcaatttacctcggttagggttttattctaactgttcatgaaaattctTAAATggtagtaaattacacgccccataACACTATGGCctaagaagaattaggtaaaaaatatgcggtgatgttaattgcaatatattcgACGTCACAGGTATATAAGGTTAGACTGCCCTTCTTTGGGTAAACGATCCAGTGGTTGCTAACTAGGCTGCGGCCGTGAGCAGTTGTCAGGTAGATAACGAAGTTGTTTAAACGTCTCGCTTTTAATATTCATTGACTGGCCAGATATTTCGATTGTTATCTGGACTGATCATTGAACTGTTTTCTGAAATGTTTACTGGGCGATGGTGAAGAACTGTTCTCTGCCATGAGAGCGACGACTTAGACACTTAGCCACCGATTCTCGATGAATTGTGGAAACAGTATTTGTAATTACCTCGTCCTCTTCTTCAAACGTTCTACCACATCGGCATTTGCTTAGGATTTTGTCCGGTAGGCAACAGAAAATACGATCGAAGATCGGGATGAGATACTTCTTGTCTAACTCATTCGGTTTCATAGGACCTAAAATGAAATTTCAcgaaaaacaattaaaattagATTATACAAgataaattcaaagaaaaagaaCATTAATGACTTTCTATCACGTTGTGAAAGAaataaagtgatttgaaaatcCAGGGTCTGCACATAATTTACAcgtattacacatacatgtactcatatatTGGTACTGGGTTGTTCCACGCTGTTGGTGTGTTTACACGTTTCAGTGGTTACGCTATCACACTTGGACACTATGAAAAACCTCGAAACTCTGAAAAAGACGGCTAATATAACTATAACCACAATTATAATTTCTGTatcaataattatttattaattactaAATAATCAATCCAAAAATCCATatagttttaaaactttaattatttcaaaatttatatgttcaatttgtttttcattacctcatgtgcatgttttcattGTCTTATAGACTCTATTTTCTGCAACCTAAGTATTGTATATTTGATTTGCCTTTATATATCCAAAAACACGTCTTTGAAACTGTATACTATATTTTATAAGCCTTTGGCTTTAGGTGTACTTTTTTAATAAATCTGCattcaaaacaaagaacaagAACATGTACAGGTTTTGATTACAAATATAGAAGGTGTGAGAACTGGATGAACAGAGAACCTTTTCCGGGCATTATCTGAGTAGTCTCAGCCTGGCGTTTTGATGACGTTTGTGAGAAAACTGGTAACGTATTACTCGTGCATTGCAAGGGGACAATGGCCTATTCAGATTGGACCCGAATGACCACTGCTTGCGTACCTTGTTTCAAGCTTACCTGAGGCAAAACTCACAGCTAGACCAACGATGACGCAGGTAGCGACCCCAATCGACGAGAACCACATGTAAGAAACTGTATAAAGATTGCTGATCCCCGAACTGAAACAATAAGAATCATGATTAAATAATGCGCATATCTATTTTTGCCAGCAACCATCAACTTGGGATTGGATCTCGATGAATGCGTGGTCCAAATGTCCACTTTACGCTGCCATCTCTCTTTCAAAATTTACCAAacagaatttctttctttattttttgtctgtttaatgtttttttttgaacgATGACTCTGAGGTTTCTAAGTGGACGAAACTGGAATACCAGAAGTAAACCACTGCATCATCAGGTATTTACATACCTCCTGGCGTAAAGTCGCAGCCAAGCCATATAAAGAGGGAGACTGTTGGTCAGTTAACATGAAATCAACGCCTTTGTTAACAAAGCCAGGGATGGCCCTTACCTCAacttatatattaaaatttaaaaatatgccAGTCTTTCGTCTGTTGTGTAGTGTGTGGTTTGGCTTTCATCGTATcgtaatgaaatattcttgattatgaagTTCAATTCACAaagtaaaaaaagaaagaaaggaacaaagaaagaaacaaaatacaaacaaataaactgacaaacaataagcaaataaataaacaaacaaacaaacaaacaaccaaacaaaaaaaataaaccgtTTGTGACTTACATCTCGGTGACGGTAGTTGGGGGTGGCGTGGTGATATTCCCAGGGCACGAGCCTGTGGGGCCGGGGAGGGTATGACTCTCTGGGTCAAGGCTATACGAGCCTAtgctaatccacatggggaagGAGAGCCCCATTATCCCGCCAACTACTGCACCCTGAGGAGGAAAGTACGAATAAATGAACTGTAACAGAGTGCGTATGAGAACGAGTGTCGGGTAACTTTATTTTTGATAATTGACTAATGGGTTGAGTGTGGCAAATTCTCCAGTTTCAGCCATAccccttacagcgcatgcgtcgctctcatCAAGTTTGCTCACCTTAGATCACTGCCACCGCTAGACAAGCTTGATCTTTGAAGCATGTGCGAGGCGCGCAAGCGTGTTAAGACTTAGCCCCATAGCTTGTGCGCTATCGCGAAACTATTTAATCAACCTTCATCAACAAAATTGATTCGTGCGGATGCTTAAGAGTCATGCTGTACAAACTTTAAACAAACAGAGTGAATgtgtgtaaaacatttttagaaataaatgttgacgcagagtttttgtgttttctgacttCCCTTTTGCGTCATCATCGTGatcccagtgaccttggcgttgttcaagatttctgtaaatTTGTAAGTGGTGCCAGTGATGTATAACACAGAGATCGGCATATGTGCTGTAAAGAGTATGAGTTACAGCTCTCCGGGTATAAATTACCATTTTCCATTTCATATTCATCACAATTCATATGCAGACATAGTATGACCAAACCTTCCAGTTAGCCCAGGGAAAGAATCCGCCGAGGATAAAAAGTCCCAGCAGAGGTCCAGAAGCTGAACCCGTGAATGATGCCGAGGCCTAAAATATAAATGATGTCAGATTGGTgagaataaaacatataaaatctatttatttattccttatGAATTTTActaaagaagttttcacttgtacaatggtaCGTAAGTtttatgtgtgaaggaaaccggCGAGTGCCCgttgtaaaccaccgacctttggcaagttattgacgagCTATACCACCATACTGAAGGAAGTGATCTTCAACTCAATTTTGGCTGCCAGACCCAAAAGCGGCCACACAGgtgtcgtcgaccgcttatcGTCACCAGCGACAAGCGGTGACCGCAGGGAATATAGAAATTCTACATCACAGATAATTATGAGACATCCATTGTGTTAATTCTACAAGGCATCATGAagataatttcaaaatttggattttatgttttactttcagAAGCTATTAAAGGTTTAGCAACtgaatgggtttttttttcagtgtacaaaACAGACATGATATTTGTACATTGGCAGTCATTCGACATCCATATAAACAAATAGCCcataaatgatatatatatatgacaaaaaccaaaaaataaaagtgtAAGGACCTGTAAAACTGTTCCGCCCAGACTCCTCGCCATGAAGGACATGGCAATTCCTATAACACCAAATCCTGCCACTGGAAAACATAGAGTAGAGGCATATGTACCTATTTTATGTCGTACCTATAAACTACTATGGTGCACTACATACGGAATGTGATTCCATTCTTTCGCGCAAAACATTACTTGCGTTTTTCTAACATTATTGAAAAACGTCCaatttggttgacagctggtatacggaTGCCTTCACGCTAAGATTCAGGTGCTGGGGGATTGTTTCcatcagagttacatgtacggCGGCGGTCTGGGTTTCAGCGTTAACAAGGCTAAAGTGACTAAAGCAATATAACCTATGATGACGAAAAGGTATCCATTTTAAAGCTTGCGTTTACTTCACCAGTTAAAAGATTGAAGACTAATTTGTTAATGAATGAAATAGTGGCCAAAATTTTAGATTTACTTACCTAAACCTTTTGTGATGAAAGTTTGTTTCTTCATGGAGAGGTGTCCAAAACGTGGCTTGAGGAAATCTGTCCATGTGACTGTGGCGGCAGCGTTCAGGGAAGATGACATAGAACTGAGAGCTCCGCTAAACAGACACGCCACAAACAGACCGGGTAAGCCCGGGTAACCAAGGACTTCCATCACAAAATATGGGGCGATCTGGTGAAGAGAGATTGTGACATAGAACTGAGGGCCCAGTTAAACAGACATTCCACAAACAGACCAGATAAAACCGGGTAACTTAGGACCTCCATCAAAAAATACAGGGTGATCTGGTGAAGAGAGAATGTGACATAGAACGGAGGGCTCCGTTAAACACACACGCTGCAAACAGACCGAGTAACCAAGAACCTCCATCACAAAATGCGGGACGATCTGGTGAGGAGAGATTGTGACACAGAACTGAGGGCCCCGTTAAACAGACATTCCACGAACAGACCAGGTAAGCCCCGGGTAACCAAATAGACTGGGTAACCCCAGGTAACCAAGGACCTCCATCAAAAAATACGGGTGATCTGGTGAAGATTGTGATATAGAACTGAGACCTCCACTAAACAGACACGCCACAAACAGACCGGGTAAGCCTGGGTAACCAAAGACCTCCATCACAAAATACGGGGCGATCTGGTGAAGAGAGATTGTGACATAGAACTGAAAGATCCACTAAACAGACACGTCATACATAGACCGGGTAACCCCGGGTAACTAAGGACCTCCATCACAAAATACGGGTGATCTGGTGAAGAGAGAATGTGACATAGAACTGAGGGCCCCGTTAAACACACACGCTGCAAACAGACCGGGTAACTAAGAACCTCCATCACAAAATGCGGGACGATCTGGTGAGGAGAGATTGTGACACAGAGCTGAAGGCCCCGTTAAACAGACACGCCACAAACAGACCGGGTAACTAAGGACCTCCATCACAAAATAGGGGTGATCTGGTGAAGAGAGATTGTGACATAGAACTGAGGGTCCCGTTAAACAGATATGACACAAACAGACCGGGTAAGCCCGGGTAACCAAGGACCTCCATCACAAAATACGGGGCGATGTGGTGAAGAGAGAATGAACTGAGTGACATAGAACTGAGAGCCCCGTTAAACAGAACGGGTAACTAAGAACCTCCATCACAAAATGCGGGACGATCTGGTGAGGACAGATTGTGACACAGAACTGAGGGCCCCGTTAAACAGACATTCCACAAACAGATAAGGTAAGCCCGGGTAACCAAACAGACCGGGTAACCCCGGGTAACTAAGGACCTCCATCACAAAATAGGGGCGATCTGGTGAAAAATGGATGACTGTTTCTCTCTTACCATTTATCAGCTTTTTTTTGcgattttattattattccttacatattcctttgacACCTTTTGCtttaagttgttttggaaatggatcttacgATTGGTAACTTGGAACTCCCATTCACAGATTATGAGACTCTTTGATCTGGTAAACTTTGATCTAAACCTGTTCAGCATTGCCTTACCTGGTTAGAGTTTTGTATCTCCCCTGCGTACAGTGGATCGCAGTCTTTCTGGGCGTAGTAAGCGAAAATCACCACTCCAGCGATACAGGTTAGACTGACCATGAGGATAACTCCTATACAATTCATCGCCAAAGATCTGTTGAGAAAAGGGTTAATGTCTGCGGTCACTGTGGTTCTCTTCattccatatacatatacatgtatacaagtataaAAGCACGCTTGATAATAAAACTATATTTTTCTATGGTTACATTTTAGGCTTATTGTTGGAATATAATGAGAACATTCGACGGGCCACAGACAATTGTCACTACACGAATCTTTAATACATCATTATATCCTATGTCTACACGAGGAAAATTGACAAGTGTCTGTATTTCatcgattacgtgtgaccatttaccaactatctcactgtcatgGTTATACCCTCTATGTTATAAGTCTTTCATTATACTATAGTCAGATTTAAAggagaacaaaatttaaaaacatgacactataggctgaaaagagcacatttttttctatctggtggccctgctgcataatttcgcgatttttcctcgcccaacacgtaaagcctgaaaacggcaaagctggcataaattgctgagtccatggcgtcctccatctttaacaccctgtaatttatgctgggggtgtgttgcctctgagccaatgagagtcattaaaactgccggcttgttcgtgtaaactcggaacctacgtccaacattccagattctcgatcgtcaagcggaaaacgaactgtactgttcgctatctcctgggaagaagagttttaCCAGAACTGTActaactgcactttggcggtttccgacagcaattctcctcctaacaaaGAACACTCCAGGACTAGTACTTAAGCAAAATGGAGTAGCCCACATCGGATTTttgcgctgactttatttataatttatcaacttgaggtacatattggaatttttttttatggcatgcacctgcgaggaaatacttactcttttcaatggtatttgattgatatttgaaTTTTCCTTTAAttgtggaggaaatcggagtacCGGTGGTAAACCACGTTCTTTTGGCAGCAATCTGATTTTCACTGGGCGATCTCGATGTCCATGCCATATTTTAGAAAAGGAAGGAGTCTCCAAACAACTTGACATAAACGACTTAAAAGAGCCGATGAGGGCTGTGAACAGTGCGGGGTTGGGGAATCAAGAAAACACCGAAGATGAACTCACACCATCTTCGCTTGACCTTACAAACATAGTTTTCTCTAACGGTGGGAATTAATCGGTTGGCAGTAAACTTGTCCAGATCCGCTACAGCAAAGCTGCAGTCTGTGAAGCATGCAATAGCAGCCTGTTTGAAAAGAATACAATGAAACGTAAATTTAACGAATAAATCATGGAGTGCACAACACTCACAATTGAGCCATCCTGACGGTGGGGAGCGTGGAGTAACGCTGGACGCTGGCCTGGCTGATGGCGAAGGTGGACATTGAACCCACGGTTCCACCCACAAACAGGTTCCAGAAAGTGTGTCTAATGGTTGGGTCCGGGTTAAAACTTAGGGCGGAAAGGGGATCATTTAGTGAGATAGTGTCATGAAATAACGCCATTGTTAAACAATGTACAGATTATCCATgtttgaaaagtaaaaatattgtaCTGCTGATCTTTGTCATTACTAAATACTTCCTCAGTAATACGATTATTATGTAAGCACGTCAAAAACATGGttaatcaaatgaaaacatggttcatttgattagcgcgctaaagcagcgtaatgacccaggagtctctcaccaatgcagtcgctgtgagttcaagtctagctcatgctggcttcctctctggcagtacatgggaaggtctgtcaacaacctggggatggtcgtgggtttcccgcgggctgtgcccggtttccacccaccacaatgctagccgccgtcgtataagtgaaatattcttgagtaagaccaaacaaacaaacaaataaataaataaataaataaataatgttcatTGCTTTCATTGGTCACATGTTTCTCGGTAAAATATGCCAGAAACATACGTATCTGTTTTTTTTGGCTCAGTATTGCTTGCAACTGTTACATTACTTCGTTCAGATCTAAATGGTGTTACCCATATGACAGAACAATCCACGTTAACCCcaagcatccattcattcaCATGATGGTATGGTGGCATTATGCCCTTAAATTCAAACCAAAAAGTATCATGATTGCTATTTTCAAAATACGTCTTACACGAGTTCTCAGTGGTTAATGATGAGCAATGGTCTCGAGCTTGCTAAGTACATCATATGACCTTTTGAAGCCGGCTTCCACAAAAATGAACGATCCATCTACAGTGCAAAGCCTTGACCTCGCGATAGTACACGGTTTCTAACGGCACGGTACTGTTAAGACCAAAATTGACAAGTACTTTGTGGCATCTGTTCTGTACTTTGTGACAATTTGATGTCAGTACAACACAGTTAATGGCTGTATGGTGCAGTTCAGTGATGGGTTATAGTCTTGTTCTGCTGGAAAGCATCGTGAAGCAGATGCCCGGTAAGCTCTACTGTGTGGTAGTGAGCCATACAATATAGTGTACTAGCTGGACAGACCTTCATGGTTATAGTACGGTCCGGCTGCTGCTTACAGTAATATGTGGTTGTAAGACAACAGCACCGTGTAtcagctgaaataatgttttgctTACAGTTTTGCTTGCAGCAATGTGCACGCGGTTATGAGACATACAGTACCACACAGTACCGTGCTGATGCTACTCAGTTAAGTACAGTTGTGAGACATACCGTACCATGTACCAGCTGCATAACACCGGGCTGTTACGGTACAGTACCATGCGGCTGTTAtttgaaattgaaaatttgAGTCGACCTTTCTGATCAGTACCGTTCAGTCACCTGTCAGTACCATGAGGCATTACTTTTGCTATGTTCTcggtctacatgtacctggggaATTTTATCCGACCCCAGTCTTCATTTAACTTCCACACTTCTCCAAACCCTCCCACAGATATAGTTCCCtaagaattagaaaaaaaaccatttattattttgtttatttgacaggAACATTTCACACTGAAGACAAATCCTTGAGGAAACCGTGTATCTGAGAAAcatcctgacataaagccgcatgcaaactgaactgaactgaactgaacgaACTGGATTTAACTAGGCATTTATGTGATATTAATATTCAATTTCGTTAGTTGAAGCTACTTCCATAATTGTCGAATGGACAATATTGAATTCTTACCTACATTTCGGAagattgcatttttttttagaaatgtgATTAgctgtttaaattttttcaagCTAACAATCCTGTTACCTATCAGATTTTAATGCCTTAATCTAATATTACGTCGGAATACATGTTCTAATTCAAAATCTTTAGCGATTGTAAATAGAGGATATTACCTGTATTACAACAGCTAGAAGACCAGTTAACATTACCACAGCCTGGAAAACATCAGTCCACACTACAGCTTTCATGCCGCCCTGAGAACAGTAAGacataaaagacttacagaGTGGTAGAGCTTCGAATTAGAACTCTTTTGTCTCGAAAGTTCTACTGTATGATCAGACCTGTTCAAAATGTTTAGGCTAATGATAGAGAAAATTAAGGAGCTGAGCGggtgtgaacttgagaagtttctaaaggaaagagttttcattttgtgcctctggaacacagTCGGATAGAAGAGTTCGAACCCGAAACTCCCCACgctctcttgtcagtttacttccgtgagggttttacatgtatttgtaagtcTTCACGTGAGTGCTTAAATGGTGGCAACTTACACGCGTTGTAGCTTAAAccgaatttgttttttttttttaaaaaatgcctgTTGCGATGtaaatagcaatttattagaccgGCTTAGAATAACTTTTCTTGTCTTACTGTTACCGTGGACGTATACATGGAGGTAATACGTTATaacaaatgctgtgttgtcttAAAATTTCATAAGCACATGAAATCAAGGCAACGGGACCAAGTCTCGGATCTTGATAGTCCACCAGcacaatcctggtttatgcaggcaTGAAGTAAAAAAATACTGCTGCAGGTTACAGAGGAAAATCAGAACAATTTTGCTCTCTGTACGACACATTTTCTGAGATTAATACATTAAACGTTGCTACTATGAACAGCATTCATGGTGATTCACGATAAGGTCACAAACTGTATCTTTTCACCTTATTCCTTTcgtcaaaacatttatttttaatcttAAACCTCTGCCAAACATATATTAGTTACACTGTCCATCCACAGCTCGTCGTATCACCGTTAATACCGCGTGGCTCGCCATTTAGGGATTAAAACCCATGACTTTGAGCAGCTAAATCCAGCAAGTTGGTGGATTGTTGGTGGTGATGTACATATTATCTGCATCAGCCATTTCATAGAAACACtacagcattgagagtaaaaccagagcggcgaagatatgatagttggcaaaggGTTACACGTAACTGgtaaaatacggtctcttgtcaatttatctcatttGAGGGTGTTCCTGTAGGCCTAAATGCCTAAACAAGTTACACGCTATCTGGAatcatggtttaagcagaattaggtaaaaaagaaCGTTTAGAATGGTAATTGTTTAGAATACAAACCAGTGTTGTGTAGAATGTCGCCACGAGGCCAACGATGATAATGGTAGCCCAGTCCGGAAATTTGGTCACTGAGGAAAACAGTATATATGAGTGGACATAAATCGCAGTCTAAAAGACGCTCATTCAGTTTAATCAGAAGTACATAAATACAGCAAAGTATGCACACAGCTCTCTATATATGATTCCTTCCATCTAGGTACCCCCGCTCCATACTGATTGATGCATACAGTCATAGCAAATAGCATCGATCTAAAACTCCTTTCAGTAGGGAAACTGACAGTACTTGCTTATCCTGACATGCaaaatgcaaattatttcccATAATTCTTCAGTATCACCTTGTGTGTTTAGTAGCATCGCCCCAGCGACGTATCAGGAGAGTACAGACATGAGAATAAGCATTTAAGGTAGTGGCAAACTTCTCTCTATTTATGTAGTTCTTGTGTAACGCAAACATTTAACGGCGTTAAAGGAAAGACAATGGACGAAAATGAAAAACGGCGTTAAAGGAAAGACAATACAGCAATATGAAACACGGCGTTAAAGGAAAGACGAAAGAACAATATGAAACCTAATTAACTTTAATCAATAGGCAAACTTGCGCTCAAAGATTTAGCTTTGTGGTACCGTTCTTTgccatttctgtacaaaacCTAATATCAACACGTATACAGTAAGATACAATTTCCTATCAGGATTAattctgtgcatttttaaagctTAATTAAGTTTTAAGATGGCAAAgctgtattttattatttcctttTCAGACAATAGTGCATGTCAGTCGATGGCCGAATTCATCCATAACATGTGCACTCATTTGACCTTGTAAGTTATTTGTTTCTGgcgaagtgagtgagtgagtgagtgcttggggtttaacgtcgtactcaacaattattcagtcatatgacgacgaaggaatcattagggtgcatgcacgtgtaatgtgcctccttgttgcaggacggatttccaccgctcttttatttagtgctgcatcacttagacgacttaccgaaggcaagtaagccgccccgctcgagccattatactgatacgggtcaaccagtcgttgcactatccccttcatgctgaacgccaagcgaggaagttacaacttcctcttttaaagtcttaggtgtgactcgacccaggattgatcctggatctaccggtcccgaagcggacgctctaccaactgtgctatccgggccggtcctgTTTCTGGCGAAGCATAATATTTCATTCTGAACATCGCACCATGATTTGTACAGCTGGAGGGAGCGTAAATGGTTATTCTACCACTTTTAAATGAAGCTGATAACACCACAGCGAAGTTCTACTAATGATTTTAATGAAACATTTAGGGCAAAAACATTGGAATTGTCTTGgcattaacattttttcaaaactgaGAAATGTCTTTCGTAGATCGAATGACCTTGTAGTGCGACATACCTGCTTCCAAAGCTGTGGATGGAGCATAAGATGCTATTCCCATATACAGAACCTGgaatataaataatacaacGAACTGCTTTACAAACTGtttcttttatgtttaaaaaataactgACCAAATTATGCATCAAATGAAATAGGATGTGGCAAACGTTACTGGATCATCTTTTAAGAAACATCTTTATTACATACTTAAAATGTTCCCGTCACTATTGGAAATATTTGTCCTTCAGTACACAAGCAGAATATTTACGGTTTGGAACGGCTTGAACAGTAAAACAACGCAAACAATAAAGGCAAGATGCACACAAATTACAGTGCTGACATTTGCTTTCACAATGTTTTAAGCGATGTTCATGGATAGCatattaaacaatatatttatttatttgattggtgttttacgccgtactcaagaatatttcactttattaaacaatttaaaatgtgaGGAAATCATTAGGCCTACTAAACCCGGAATTGAAAAGCGTATATCTAAGACAGCTTGAAATTCCTCAGAAAAGGTAGACGTTTTATGTGTGACTTGAACTATATACAACCAAAACCAAAAATTCAATGTCAGTCTATTATGTTCAATATAACAGACGgtagcatggagagtaaagccagggcagcaacgacagtgtgacaaatAATCAcccgtaaccggtgaaatatggctacaccatagagagtaaatccagagcagcgacgacagtgcgatagctggcaaatggccacacacaaccggtgaaatatgactacagcagagagagtaaatccagagaaacgacgacagtgcgatagttgcaAAATGGccacacgcaaccggtgaaatatgactacagcatagagagtaaatccagagcagcgacgacagcgtgacaaatggtcacacgcaaccagtgaaa
This DNA window, taken from Liolophura sinensis isolate JHLJ2023 chromosome 11, CUHK_Ljap_v2, whole genome shotgun sequence, encodes the following:
- the LOC135477939 gene encoding sodium-coupled monocarboxylate transporter 2-like, with the protein product MTDVRVFGPWDYVVFALMLVISAGIGLFYAFTGGKQKTTKEFLMADRNMRLLPISVSILVSFISAILILGTPAEMYTAGTEYWMLAGGMSMANLLAAIIFVPMLHPLKLTSSYEYLERRFQHRAAKLVGATIMLLQQVLYMGIASYAPSTALEAVTKFPDWATIIIVGLVATFYTTLGGMKAVVWTDVFQAVVMLTGLLAVVIQGTISVGGFGEVWKLNEDWGRIKFPSFNPDPTIRHTFWNLFVGGTVGSMSTFAISQASVQRYSTLPTVRMAQLSLAMNCIGVILMVSLTCIAGVVIFAYYAQKDCDPLYAGEIQNSNQIAPYFVMEVLGYPGLPGLFVACLFSGALSSMSSSLNAAATVTWTDFLKPRFGHLSMKKQTFITKGLVAGFGVIGIAMSFMARSLGGTVLQASASFTGSASGPLLGLFILGGFFPWANWKGAVVGGIMGLSFPMWISIGSYSLDPESHTLPGPTGSCPGNITTPPPTTVTEISGISNLYTVSYMWFSSIGVATCVIVGLAVSFASGPMKPNELDKKYLIPIFDRIFCCLPDKILSKCRCGRTFEEEDEGDELDNVADHGDIKACSRKDNQVAPLETKEGLDEAYTSQSQDGAQNGGLSMKKKTKNNHMRMVTMRKMIQ